The genomic interval CGGTGGCGGGGGCTGTGGTGGGCTTTCGTTTCGGTGGCATTCCTTTTCTGGGGGTTGAGAGAAATGGGTTCTCTTGGGCCTTTTTGGCGGGAGTGAGAGACAGACAGACGGGGAATCAGGAATGTCAAGTGGTTACTGACGTCGATCACTTGCGAGTTACCAAGAACTATTGACTTTCGAATTAAGAAGGTTTTTATGTTCtactttcttttgctttcaactttttatgtacaaattttttttccattatttcACTGTGCAAAGTTCTTAGATTAGTTGCTTGTGAGTTATTCGGACTCGAGATTTGTTCATTATCAAGACAAGCTCGAGTTCTAGCTACTAGAGTACCCAgttaaacatttttaatacTCGTTCCGAGTGATTCGACAGCCCAGATTGTGTGTCAGTGTATCAATAGGTACGTAAACAGAAGAAATTCagtaatatataaattaatggAAAAATCAATAAGCCATAATcaaaaagagattaaaaacaaGAATCAAATAACCAACACATACAAGGACCATAGGAATGGTCAATGACAAGGTTTCCTCAACCAGATCTCCTTCTCttctttgatttatttgaatgaGATCTTACATTCTTCTTTGACATATTCTTTGGTTTTTGCTTCTTGCTCTGCTGTCTGCTGCCCGGCTGCTCTTCACTGTCATCTTCCTCAGTAGATGGGGAGTCACTCAAAGATGCATCTTCATCTGAACTAAGTACTAAGTCTTCCACAATATCTTCATCTACCTCTTGTTccatctttctcttctttttcttcttcttctcctcctctTTAGGAAGCTTGGCCCTGTTGGACGACAATGGtttcagaaagaaaaaacaaaatacacAATCATGGATAGGAAAGAAATTGAGTGCACGAGTGCATGTATATCTTTTTGCACAAATGTGcgtgtgagagagagagggggaGGAAGAGATGTAAATATGACGATCCATACTTGATATCACCTCCAGGTAACCAGGAGGAACTAAAAACAGAAGCACCGTCCTCATCCTCATCCTTGTTCCTGATATCATCTTCTTCATCACTAGCTGGTATCCGATCAAGCTTACTCCCAAAGACAGCAGACTTTTCACCCACGAGAACACTGAAAATACATGCATGCTACGTAAACTAGGTGTCTTTAACacaattacaatatatataggGATGCACTCAATGAAAGAGCAAGATCATAAACCTGGATTCCATCATTGAATCATTTCTTTGTTGTGCTCTTTGGCGCAGAGTTACGACATATTGTGAAAGAGGACTAGTCCCCACCTTCTTTTCATCCTATGATCAACAAAAAGCTTAGTAAATCTTCATGATACCAAATCTATGTAAACTGAAGCTGTCAACGGATCACAAGCTTAAACATCATCATGCAGCTCACAAGCTTAAATAGGATAAAGGCAAGAGCATACAAtggaaaaattaagaaataataattcCACAGACCTCAAGAAAAGAAGTTGCTGCTTGATCATTTGGTAGAAATGTAATTGACGCACGCCTTTTATTAGTAAACTCAGTATTAGCCTCAATCTGATGTGAAAGACATGACACAATCAGTAGCATGCACCCCAAAAATTAGCAACATGTAAAGAAGCATGCTTATAAATAACAGATTCACAAACCTAACGTGGAATTCTTTTTCCATAAATCCAATTTTGAGACATCTCCAGCACATGGAGGACACATATGCTAATCAATCTAAAGGATGTACCTGACGAATAAGATGCCTCATTTCTTTGCGGAATCTTTCAACTTTAGTAGATTTGCAGAAGGAACGCAACCTCTGAGCTGGAATAAAAGACAATTCAAAGAAAGCAACAGAATAGCTCCATTGAGCTAAATGTTCAGCAAGCTCTTCAACCACAGAAATTACACATGCCTCCTGAAAGGCTCGTGTCTTCAGAATGGGCTTGCTTACCTGAAACAGAAAATTGTCTAATTTTACACAGGAATAGAGCTGCTTTCTAtaaattggaataaaataaaccatgtttcaaaaatacctTCAGTGTCGTACGCAAATCAACAGCTTTGCCAACACCACCAGTGGGAGGTCTATTTAATTCTTTCATCTCCAGCATGTCCAAAAGAAGCATAGAAACAGGAATAAAATTACCAGTAGACGCAGCAATCCGGTTGAGCATTCTAACACACCTCAATCTGAGCGAAAAATATCGAGCAGTTGGAACTAGACGGGCAACCCCAGATATAATTTGGGTCAATGGATAAGCAAGGGGTTTAAAATCAGCTTCTGAGCTGTAGGCACAAATAGCTCCAGTCCAAAGTTCAAGACAGTTCATAAACTTCCACTCATAAACCTTTCGGAATGCTTCCTGCAATTTGAGACATGGGCATTGTTCAGGCAAAACAAAAACGGAACAAACACCAAAAAactgcaaaaaagaaaatgggttGCACATGATCTTCCACTATATCACAAGATTTAGACTCAAAGACACAGatgataaataattaattacagAAGTAAACttttataagcaaaaaagTGTGAATAATGCCTTAGTTTTCATATTGAGTGCATCCCGCAGAAGCATTGCCAATTGTCGGATGAAAACAAATGCATGTTGATATGCAGTTGGAAGGTCCACTCGAATAAGTTCTATGACACAATTGGCAAGAAACTGGATGTGCTGCAATTTTACTGCATTCATGAAGTGGCAGTTCAAAACATAGGCCTTGTATATCCCTCTGATACATTCATCTAGGCAATCAGATCCTAGGCGAACGCAAAGATCTCTAAGAAATAGAAAGGAGACAACAGGCAGAGCACCGCCTCCTGTACCCCAAAAGTGAAGTGCGACCtggaaaaaagagaggaaaatcTTATATCTTACTTACCacattatttaaaacaaaaaaaaaaaataccaattAAGGAACAAGCAGTCACTGCAATCACTACCAACTCATGACCATGTTCTATATTCCTCAAACATTGAAAGACAATATTCTCCAGATAGGAACAAATTAAACCTCGAATGATCCTAACTGATAAACTAATTTCATACACACAGGCTATAGAAAGTACAAAAGGATTCCACATTCCAACTGCTAATGTTGCTGGTTCAAGACTGCAGGTCCACGACCACAAGTGGACCATAAACAAGCAATAActgcaaaaaaataattgacttcgaaaaaaaaaaattctatataGCTTCCTCCATACCTTAATGTATTTCCTCAAAAGGCTTGGAAAAGCAGCCAAAAATATAGATGAATATTGGAGACGCCGTAAAGTGAATGATATCATTTTCGTGTCAGTCATTTGGTTCAAAACGTGTAAGGCATTTCCAAGATATGACTTCACTAAGTGGTTGTAGCTCTTCCATTGTTTTGTATTCATTAGCTCATTTATGGTCTCTTTCTTTCCACCAGAAGCAggaagtttcaacaatttgcGGAGAACTCTATCCATTTCAGATAGTGTAAACAACATTATCTTGTTAAATACACTGCTGGACATGACACTAAACTTTGCTGATGAGTCGTTCCCAGTATCATCACCGTAGTGACAAGCAGTCCTGAAAGCTCTCATAAGAGAACGAACCGCACTTAGTTTTCCATCCTCTCGAATTGAATTACACCAAGAATCAACCATTGCAGTAGTTACAACATTTTTGGACGGTTTCTCCCCCTCCTCAGCGATACCATGCTCATGAGTCTCATCGCCCAACTGGGTTTCTGGATCTTCCATGTCAACATCAACGTCATCCTACAAAAGATTGAAACAATTGAAATTGCACCTGTAATTTATGCAGCCATttgaaacaaacaaaaaccttGAACATAATTTTCGTAACTTACATCAATATCCTCATCATCAAACGTAAGAAGGTCTTTGCCATGTTGTTGCAAATACTGATAGAACTCTGGGTCCTGTAAaaccaataaaagaaaagataaaatctTTCGCAATGAGCCAAAGAAAgatagaaagaagaagaatttaaGACAAAAATCCAGAAAcccaaaacataaaaaacatagaacaaaagaagaaacctTTTTCTGAAGCCTTTCAAGCTGCTCTTTATGTTCTTTAGCTGCACTCTGAGATATTGACATTGTTTTACTTTTCTTGCCCTTTTCTCCCATTTCATCTAACACCAAAAAGTTGAAACCTTTACTGCTTGCGAGCTTGACTAACTCGACGCCGGTGTTTGGGTGTTTTGCCGGTGGCGAGAAAGATTACCCACCGGCTTTTTTATGCTCCGGCTGGGCTACTCTGTTGGCTTAgggcttttcttttctttttttatgtgGGGGTAAAGGCCTTTAGGGTTTAAGGGGGTGTCTGATTTTCCACTTTTAACCCCATAAACCGGTTTCAATGGCCACGTGGCGTTTGCCCATTTAAGTTGAAATATGCTTAGTTCGGGCCTGAGATTGAAGTAAGTACAAAGTCCTTAACTTCATATGTTCATCAAGTAAAAATTTGCACTTGATGGAATCAGAATCCATTATTGAATCAAAATGGAAGATCATATATTTCTTCCAGATAGTATTGGTACAAGATGAATCACTATTTCCTTAGcaatttgttgaaaaaatgGTTCCAAGGGAGTACAAAATTTTGGTCTCCAATTCAGTTTCCAAGCCAGTTGTGGTTCAGTCTCCTTTCTTTCAGCAGTAGTTTCTTGGTTTCCTTCTCTTTCCTGGATTTAAGCTCAGCACAAATGGCCCTCTTCTCCAGAAAGAATCCTGCTGcaaaggaaaattttcaaagcttACAATTCTACCCAACATAGGGGTATTCACATAGAACCAGATAATCATTCAGGATAACAAGCTCTTCTACTGCTCTTCAAGTCCCATCTTCAGGATCATGAATCAAACAATCTAAATCAGGCATATATCCAGCTTCTTTCATATGTACAATCAGCAACTCTAAAACCTCATACACCCACTCTGTGCGAGACCCAACCTTATCACCAACAACAAAGCTGTAAACCTGATTTCTTACCTCAATCCAGCTCCTCCCTGCCTCTTTTCTACTCCCTGTCCTTCTCATCAGCTTTCTCATTCTTGCAAATTCCCCCCACTTGCCCTCAGCAGCATAGATGTTTGACAACATCACATAAGCCCCCACCTTATTTGGCCTCAAATCCAATACCTTCAAAGCTGCTAATTTGCCCAAATTTGGGAGCTTATGTGCCTTACAAGCACCAAGAAGTGCACCCCAAACAGATTCATCAGGCTTAAATGGCATGCTCCCGATCAGTTGATAAGCCTCCTCAACTCTCCCAGCACGGCCTAGCAAATCGACAACACACCCATAAATCTCCTGATTAGGGGTAATGTTATAATTACTCATTGATTCAAAACACCTCAAGCCTTCATCTACAAGTCCGGCATGGCTGCAAGCACTCAGAACTGCCATAAAAACTATCCTGTCAGGTCTAATTCCAGACCTGACCATCTCATCAAACAACTCAACAGCCTGTTTCCCGTATCCATGTGCCCCATAACCAATCATCATAGAAGTCCAAGAGACCAAATTTCTTTCAGACatttcactaaaaattttgCGTGAGTCAGCTATGCTTCCACACTTGGCATACATGTCAATTAGGGCATTAGCCAGCACCAAGTTCCCTTGGAGACCTCTGCGAACAATGCCTCCATGAACCTGTTGCCCGCAATTTAAAACTGCTAAATTTGCACAGGCAGCAGTAATACTGGTAAATGTGAAGCTATTTGGACTAAAACCCTCTGATTCCATTTGTGAGAATACATTCAAGGACTCTTTAGAATCTTGTCTTTCATAACCAGCAATCAAGGTGTTCCATgtgatcaaatttttttcagtcATCTCACGGAAGTATTCATTTGCCTCAGATAAAAAACCACACCTACAATACATGTCTAGTATAGAATTCATGACAGGAAGATTAGAACCAAGCCCGTTTTTAATGATGGCTGCATGTATTTGCCTGCCAAAAGTATGTGAGCCTATTGTAGCACAAGCTCTAACCGCAATTGAAAAACTATGGGGATTCAACTCTGCTTCCTCCTGTTCACCAAAGAATGAAAAAACATTAACCAAAATAATTTCATGGCATACTAATTCAAACCCAAAATAATATGGTTGTTTGACATGACCGAGAGAGCACATTTGTATATACAATAAATGCTGGATAACATACAATCTTGAGAACTGAAACTACCAAGGTAAATTATAAAATGTCTAATACTACATATAAAACAAGGGAAGTTTCCATAATATCATGCTTGTTTTGAACGACATACCAGTAGCATTTCTCTGAAGACTTGAAGTCCACCATAGCCATCACCTCTATGAGTGTATCCAGTGATCAAAGTAGTCCAAGTGACCATATTTTTCTCCTTCATATCTCTAAAAACCGAGCATGCATCCTCCATGCTAACACAACACGTAGCATACATGTCCATAAGTGCATTATCAACGTACAAAGAACCCTCCAAGCCATGCTTTACAGCCACCCCATGAACCAAACCTCCACAGGCAAGACATTGCATGGATTTGCAAGCCTTCAACACACTAGATAAGGTAAAAGCATTGGGTTTCACCCCATTATTTACCATCTCGCAAAACACAGTCCAGGCATGGACTTGATGGTCGCATGAAGTGTAGCCAGCAATCATGGCCGTCCACATAACCACGTCTCTATCAGGCATTTCATCGAACAGCACACGTGCATCGTTAATCAAGCCCTTCTCAAAGAAGGACTTGATGACGTTTGTGGCTAATATGGCAGGCCCTTTGGCTCCTTTGGATAGGTTGGTATAGGGTATCTTTGTCCAGGTAGAGTGGCTTTGGACCCATTGAAGGGAGTAGTGTTTGATGGTAAATGGAGCTATTTTCCTAGCAGTGTACATTATCTAGTAACCATAGACCGCAAGGCTTCTTGTTCTATTAGTGTTTGAATCATTTTGTCACGAGTTGCACTATGTGGTCTTGCCAAGTGCCAACACCTATGTGGATCTTATATATTgatctttt from Theobroma cacao cultivar B97-61/B2 chromosome 5, Criollo_cocoa_genome_V2, whole genome shotgun sequence carries:
- the LOC18600598 gene encoding nucleolar complex protein 2 homolog; translation: MGEKGKKSKTMSISQSAAKEHKEQLERLQKKDPEFYQYLQQHGKDLLTFDDEDIDDDVDVDMEDPETQLGDETHEHGIAEEGEKPSKNVVTTAMVDSWCNSIREDGKLSAVRSLMRAFRTACHYGDDTGNDSSAKFSVMSSSVFNKIMLFTLSEMDRVLRKLLKLPASGGKKETINELMNTKQWKSYNHLVKSYLGNALHVLNQMTDTKMISFTLRRLQYSSIFLAAFPSLLRKYIKVALHFWGTGGGALPVVSFLFLRDLCVRLGSDCLDECIRGIYKAYVLNCHFMNAVKLQHIQFLANCVIELIRVDLPTAYQHAFVFIRQLAMLLRDALNMKTKEAFRKVYEWKFMNCLELWTGAICAYSSEADFKPLAYPLTQIISGVARLVPTARYFSLRLRCVRMLNRIAASTGNFIPVSMLLLDMLEMKELNRPPTGGVGKAVDLRTTLKVSKPILKTRAFQEACVISVVEELAEHLAQWSYSVAFFELSFIPAQRLRSFCKSTKVERFRKEMRHLIRQIEANTEFTNKRRASITFLPNDQAATSFLEDEKKVGTSPLSQYVVTLRQRAQQRNDSMMESSVLVGEKSAVFGSKLDRIPASDEEDDIRNKDEDEDGASVFSSSWLPGGDIKAKLPKEEEKKKKKKRKMEQEVDEDIVEDLVLSSDEDASLSDSPSTEEDDSEEQPGSRQQSKKQKPKNMSKKNVRSHSNKSKKRRRSG
- the LOC18600599 gene encoding putative pentatricopeptide repeat-containing protein At1g56570, whose product is MYTARKIAPFTIKHYSLQWVQSHSTWTKIPYTNLSKGAKGPAILATNVIKSFFEKGLINDARVLFDEMPDRDVVMWTAMIAGYTSCDHQVHAWTVFCEMVNNGVKPNAFTLSSVLKACKSMQCLACGGLVHGVAVKHGLEGSLYVDNALMDMYATCCVSMEDACSVFRDMKEKNMVTWTTLITGYTHRGDGYGGLQVFREMLLEEAELNPHSFSIAVRACATIGSHTFGRQIHAAIIKNGLGSNLPVMNSILDMYCRCGFLSEANEYFREMTEKNLITWNTLIAGYERQDSKESLNVFSQMESEGFSPNSFTFTSITAACANLAVLNCGQQVHGGIVRRGLQGNLVLANALIDMYAKCGSIADSRKIFSEMSERNLVSWTSMMIGYGAHGYGKQAVELFDEMVRSGIRPDRIVFMAVLSACSHAGLVDEGLRCFESMSNYNITPNQEIYGCVVDLLGRAGRVEEAYQLIGSMPFKPDESVWGALLGACKAHKLPNLGKLAALKVLDLRPNKVGAYVMLSNIYAAEGKWGEFARMRKLMRRTGSRKEAGRSWIEVRNQVYSFVVGDKVGSRTEWVYEVLELLIVHMKEAGYMPDLDCLIHDPEDGT